The following proteins are co-located in the Granulicella pectinivorans genome:
- a CDS encoding sigma-54-dependent transcriptional regulator, which translates to MASGKGCDDCRLLVADDHPHVIEALELLLKPEGFGLKCVRNPAAVIDALQYESFDGLLLDLNYSRDTTSGQEGLDLVSQVHALDPQVPVIAMTAWGNIELAVEAMRRGATDFIQKPWENARLLNVLWTQVELYRSQKQTRRLEAENQMLRTLRADGAPEMIAAAPAMRAVVEMIARIGPSDANVLVTGEHGTGKEVVAQTLHRVSGRAARPLVAVNTGALSEGTFESEMFGHVKGAFTDAKADRMGRFELADGGTLFLDEIANIPVRQQAKLLRVLETGELEKVGSSRTKSVDVRVLSATNADLSASVLAKEFREDLLFRLNTVEIRLPALRDRKEDIPALAGHFLARYAGRYRKVLHGVEASALQTMMAYAWPGNVRELDHTMERAVLMARGTEVEVGDLGLNPAKVGGASSLDDMSLEMVESVLIRKALGRANGNVSHAADALGLSRGALYRRIEKYGL; encoded by the coding sequence ATGGCGAGTGGTAAGGGTTGTGACGATTGCCGGTTGCTGGTGGCGGACGATCATCCGCATGTGATCGAGGCGCTGGAGCTGTTGTTGAAGCCGGAGGGGTTTGGGCTGAAGTGTGTGCGGAACCCGGCGGCGGTGATCGATGCGTTGCAGTATGAGAGCTTCGATGGGTTGCTGCTGGACCTGAACTACTCGCGGGATACGACGAGCGGGCAGGAGGGGCTGGACCTGGTGTCGCAGGTGCATGCGCTGGATCCGCAGGTGCCGGTGATCGCGATGACGGCGTGGGGGAATATCGAGCTGGCTGTGGAGGCGATGCGGCGGGGCGCTACGGACTTTATTCAGAAGCCGTGGGAGAACGCGCGTCTGCTGAACGTGCTTTGGACGCAGGTGGAGCTTTACCGGTCGCAGAAGCAGACGCGTCGGCTGGAGGCGGAGAACCAGATGCTGCGGACGCTGCGGGCGGATGGCGCTCCGGAGATGATTGCGGCGGCTCCGGCGATGCGGGCAGTGGTGGAGATGATTGCGCGAATTGGTCCGTCGGATGCCAATGTGCTGGTGACGGGGGAGCATGGGACGGGCAAGGAGGTTGTGGCGCAGACGCTGCACCGGGTGTCGGGACGTGCTGCCCGGCCTTTGGTGGCGGTGAATACCGGCGCGTTGTCCGAAGGCACGTTCGAGAGCGAGATGTTCGGGCATGTGAAGGGGGCGTTTACCGACGCGAAGGCAGACCGGATGGGGCGGTTCGAACTGGCGGATGGGGGCACGCTGTTTCTGGATGAGATCGCAAATATTCCGGTGAGGCAGCAGGCCAAGCTGCTGCGAGTGCTGGAGACGGGTGAGTTGGAGAAGGTTGGGTCGTCGCGGACGAAGTCGGTGGATGTACGGGTGCTTTCAGCCACGAATGCGGATCTGTCGGCTTCGGTGCTGGCGAAGGAGTTTCGTGAGGATCTGTTGTTCCGGTTGAATACGGTGGAGATTCGTTTGCCTGCGCTGCGGGACCGGAAGGAAGATATTCCTGCGCTGGCAGGGCACTTTCTGGCGCGGTATGCGGGACGGTATCGCAAGGTGCTGCATGGGGTGGAAGCCAGCGCTTTGCAGACCATGATGGCGTATGCGTGGCCGGGCAATGTGCGGGAGCTGGACCATACGATGGAGCGTGCGGTGTTGATGGCTCGGGGGACCGAGGTTGAGGTGGGAGATCTGGGGCTGAATCCGGCGAAGGTGGGCGGGGCTTCGAGCCTGGACGATATGAGCCTGGAGATGGTGGAGAGCGTGTTGATCCGCAAGGCGCTGGGCCGGGCGAACGGCAATGTGAGCCATGCTGCGGATGCGCTGGGGCTGAGCCGCGGGGCGTTGTATCGTCGTATCGAGAAGTATGGCCTCTAA
- a CDS encoding ABC transporter ATP-binding protein: MIEMKGLERSYKTGHTENWVLRRVNLTIRAGEFVTVMGPSGAGKSSLLNVLAMLDDGWRGEYWLGGEAVHAMGRKQRAEIARRRIGMVFQSYHLLDDLTVAENIELPLTYKDISKSERQGMVADTLDKFQIVGKKDLYPNQLSGGQQQLVGIARAVIHRPDLLLADEPTGNLHSAQAAEIMELFQKLNAEGTTVVQVSHSDVNASYGSRTIELRDGWMYRDTAGVVDAAGVKA; encoded by the coding sequence ATGATCGAGATGAAGGGTTTGGAGCGGAGCTACAAGACGGGGCACACGGAGAACTGGGTTCTGCGCAGGGTGAATCTGACGATTCGCGCGGGCGAGTTCGTGACCGTGATGGGGCCTTCGGGCGCGGGGAAGAGTTCTCTGCTGAATGTGCTGGCGATGCTCGATGACGGATGGCGAGGCGAGTACTGGCTGGGCGGTGAGGCGGTGCATGCGATGGGACGGAAGCAGCGCGCGGAGATTGCGCGGCGGCGGATTGGGATGGTGTTTCAGAGCTATCACCTGCTGGATGACCTGACGGTCGCGGAGAATATCGAACTGCCGCTGACGTACAAGGACATCTCCAAGAGCGAGCGGCAGGGGATGGTGGCGGACACGCTGGACAAGTTCCAGATTGTGGGCAAGAAAGATCTGTATCCGAACCAGCTTTCTGGCGGGCAGCAGCAGTTGGTGGGGATTGCGCGTGCGGTCATCCATCGGCCGGATCTGCTGCTGGCCGATGAGCCTACGGGCAATCTGCACTCGGCGCAGGCGGCGGAGATTATGGAGTTGTTTCAGAAGTTGAACGCGGAGGGTACGACGGTGGTGCAGGTAAGCCACTCGGATGTGAATGCGAGTTATGGTTCGAGAACGATCGAGCTGCGGGATGGTTGGATGTATCGGGATACGGCTGGTGTTGTGGATGCAGCGGGGGTGAAGGCTTGA
- a CDS encoding histidine phosphatase family protein yields the protein MSEILFIRHAETDSMGTFCGSSDPDVNGAGMEQIAGLLAGWRGEKRFGEAVDAVFSSDLRRAQTTAEALAGAFDLSVEVRPGLREIDFGDWEGLSWDEIWETHREYAERWIAEFPKLPAPQGEPYETFRDRVLAEVQELKAISKGRKLAVVTHAGVMRVILMELLGVSESAAWERTRTYCCVVGYGTATKRRKAERE from the coding sequence ATGAGTGAAATTTTGTTTATCCGTCATGCTGAGACGGACAGCATGGGAACCTTCTGCGGAAGCTCGGACCCGGATGTGAATGGGGCGGGCATGGAGCAGATTGCCGGATTGCTGGCGGGCTGGCGCGGTGAGAAGCGGTTTGGCGAGGCGGTGGATGCGGTGTTTTCGAGCGACCTGCGGCGCGCGCAGACGACGGCCGAGGCGCTGGCGGGGGCGTTTGATCTTTCAGTCGAGGTGCGGCCTGGGCTGCGGGAGATCGATTTTGGAGACTGGGAAGGGCTGAGCTGGGACGAGATCTGGGAGACACACCGCGAGTACGCGGAGAGATGGATCGCCGAGTTTCCGAAGCTGCCGGCACCGCAGGGTGAGCCCTATGAGACGTTTCGCGACCGGGTGCTGGCTGAGGTTCAGGAGCTGAAGGCGATCTCGAAGGGGCGGAAGCTGGCGGTGGTGACGCATGCGGGCGTGATGCGGGTGATCCTGATGGAGCTGCTGGGCGTGAGCGAGTCGGCTGCCTGGGAGAGAACGCGTACGTACTGCTGCGTAGTGGGCTACGGCACGGCGACAAAGCGACGAAAGGCCGAGAGGGAATGA
- a CDS encoding TolC family protein — protein sequence MVGSAHGQAAQNKATESVAANNAKNGTVQSAATAAQPALRLDIPHSFNPIDAYRASLVAAPNLANSPRIDQLIQNGELVLSLKDAISLALENNLDLAIARYNIPIAEADILRTKAGGSFRGVNTGVVQNTPGGGVGGFGSGSSGAGAGGTSGGAGGAGSGASGLVQSTLGTGTNVNSYDPTVTAQVNSEHQTAPLANQQTYGVPSLQTNTINGNFGYAQAFATGTTFSAYWDNSRTAQNSPYNILNPQLTSGYRVLVQQQLLAGFGLGPNLRYLRIAKNNQKISDEAFKLQVITTITQIANMYWDLVAAYDDEQVKTRLLDFATQTLESGRKQLELQAIPAMDVMKDEQEVASREQDVTIAKTTLQFQELLIKNALTKNLDDPILEAMPVRPTDRISDIAATNGPTEDLIATALRDRIELGESGIDLENRRISRDAARNALLPSLTATGFYAGNGLAGPVNPAQTTPSTAPVGFGGAVSNAFNNSAPDYYVGLSLNLPLRNRVAKSDQYRSELEARQAELRLQQLKKQIRIEVRNAQYALTQSVARVTSARKARDLAEKTFTIMGKEQELGAGSQFQTLTARRDFAAAESALVAAMTAYQKAKIELDRAVGATLEQNAIAIDSAKTGVVQAKN from the coding sequence TTGGTTGGAAGCGCGCATGGACAAGCGGCGCAGAACAAGGCGACCGAGAGCGTTGCGGCGAATAACGCCAAGAACGGCACGGTGCAGAGCGCGGCGACGGCGGCACAGCCTGCGCTGCGTCTGGATATTCCGCACTCGTTCAATCCGATCGATGCGTATCGGGCTTCGCTGGTGGCGGCTCCGAACCTGGCGAATTCGCCGCGGATCGACCAACTGATTCAGAACGGGGAGCTGGTGCTGTCGTTGAAGGATGCGATCTCGCTGGCGCTCGAGAACAACCTGGATCTGGCGATTGCGCGGTACAACATCCCGATTGCCGAGGCGGATATTCTGCGGACGAAGGCGGGCGGATCGTTCCGCGGTGTGAACACGGGTGTGGTGCAGAATACGCCGGGCGGTGGTGTGGGCGGGTTTGGTTCGGGGTCGAGCGGCGCGGGTGCGGGTGGTACGTCGGGCGGTGCGGGTGGTGCGGGCTCGGGGGCTTCGGGATTGGTGCAGTCGACGCTGGGTACGGGTACGAATGTGAACTCGTATGATCCTACGGTTACTGCGCAGGTGAACTCGGAGCACCAGACGGCTCCGTTGGCCAACCAGCAGACGTACGGCGTGCCGTCGTTGCAGACGAACACGATCAACGGGAACTTCGGGTATGCGCAGGCGTTCGCCACGGGCACGACGTTTTCGGCGTACTGGGACAATAGCCGCACGGCGCAGAACAGCCCTTACAACATCCTGAATCCGCAGTTGACCTCGGGGTACAGGGTGCTGGTGCAGCAGCAGTTGCTGGCGGGGTTTGGTCTTGGGCCGAATCTGCGTTACCTGCGGATTGCGAAGAACAACCAGAAGATTTCGGATGAGGCATTCAAGCTGCAGGTGATTACGACGATTACGCAGATCGCGAATATGTACTGGGATCTGGTGGCGGCGTATGACGATGAGCAGGTGAAGACGCGGCTGCTGGACTTTGCGACACAGACGCTTGAAAGCGGGCGGAAGCAGCTTGAGTTGCAGGCGATTCCGGCGATGGATGTGATGAAGGACGAGCAGGAGGTTGCGAGCCGCGAGCAGGATGTAACGATCGCGAAGACGACGCTGCAGTTCCAGGAGCTGTTGATCAAGAATGCGCTGACGAAGAACCTGGACGATCCGATTCTGGAGGCGATGCCGGTGCGGCCTACGGACCGGATCAGCGATATCGCGGCGACCAACGGGCCGACGGAGGACCTGATTGCGACGGCTCTGCGGGACAGGATCGAACTGGGCGAGTCGGGGATCGATCTAGAGAACCGGCGGATCAGCCGGGATGCTGCGCGGAATGCCTTGCTGCCGTCGCTGACGGCGACCGGATTTTATGCCGGCAATGGATTGGCAGGACCGGTGAATCCTGCGCAGACTACGCCTTCGACGGCACCGGTTGGTTTTGGCGGTGCGGTGTCGAATGCGTTCAATAACAGCGCTCCGGATTACTATGTGGGGCTTTCGTTGAATTTGCCGCTGCGGAACCGGGTGGCGAAGAGCGATCAGTATCGTTCGGAGCTGGAGGCGCGACAGGCTGAGCTTCGGTTGCAGCAGTTGAAGAAGCAGATTCGTATTGAGGTCCGGAACGCGCAGTATGCGTTGACGCAGAGTGTGGCGAGGGTGACTTCGGCGCGGAAGGCTCGCGATCTGGCGGAGAAGACGTTCACGATCATGGGCAAGGAGCAGGAGCTTGGTGCAGGGTCGCAGTTCCAGACGCTCACGGCTCGGCGGGACTTCGCCGCGGCCGAGAGTGCGCTGGTGGCTGCGATGACGGCTTACCAAAAGGCTAAGATTGAACTGGACAGGGCTGTGGGCGCTACGTTGGAGCAGAATGCGATTGCGATCGATTCGGCGAAGACGGGCGTGGTGCAGGCGAAGAACTAG
- the cobT gene encoding nicotinate-nucleotide--dimethylbenzimidazole phosphoribosyltransferase yields MAVSEVWRAKARARLDTLTKPLGSLGRLEDVAAQVAAIRQEKAMEPMRAAVYCFAADHGVTAEGVSAYPSEVTRQMVLNFVGGGAAINVLARLHGVALTVVDVGVDGEFEGIAGMVHAKVRRGSRNMRREAAMSAAEMAAAMDVGARMAAEAAAAGFGMVAAGEMGIGNTTAASAMTAALTGVGADVVTGSGTGVGSVQRSRKVTVVEETLAAHFGIGGSVERPSCTQILECVGGLEIAAMAGFYLGAARAGLVVVCDGFIATAAAAIAVGMEPEVAGYLIAGHKSEEPGHAVLLEHLGLRPLLDLGMRLGEGTGAVLAMPVIASAMALYGQMATFGDAGVSEAGA; encoded by the coding sequence ATGGCGGTGAGTGAGGTTTGGCGGGCGAAGGCGAGGGCTCGGCTGGATACGCTGACGAAGCCACTGGGAAGCCTGGGGCGGCTGGAGGATGTGGCCGCGCAGGTGGCAGCGATCCGCCAGGAGAAGGCGATGGAGCCGATGCGGGCGGCGGTGTACTGTTTCGCGGCGGATCATGGAGTGACGGCGGAGGGAGTGAGCGCGTATCCGAGCGAGGTGACGCGGCAGATGGTGCTGAACTTCGTGGGGGGTGGGGCGGCGATCAATGTGCTGGCCAGGCTGCATGGGGTGGCGCTGACGGTGGTGGATGTAGGGGTGGACGGGGAGTTCGAGGGGATCGCCGGGATGGTGCATGCCAAGGTGCGGCGTGGATCGCGGAATATGCGGCGGGAGGCGGCTATGAGTGCTGCCGAGATGGCCGCGGCGATGGATGTGGGGGCTCGGATGGCGGCGGAGGCCGCTGCGGCGGGCTTCGGGATGGTTGCGGCAGGGGAGATGGGGATTGGGAATACGACGGCGGCGAGCGCGATGACGGCGGCGCTGACAGGGGTGGGGGCGGACGTCGTTACGGGGAGCGGAACCGGGGTGGGTTCGGTGCAGCGGAGTCGCAAGGTGACGGTGGTGGAGGAGACGTTAGCAGCTCATTTTGGGATTGGGGGCTCTGTGGAACGCCCGTCGTGCACGCAGATTCTTGAGTGCGTGGGTGGGCTGGAGATCGCGGCCATGGCAGGTTTTTACCTGGGGGCGGCTCGGGCTGGGCTGGTGGTGGTGTGCGATGGGTTTATCGCTACGGCGGCGGCGGCGATTGCGGTGGGGATGGAGCCTGAGGTGGCTGGGTACCTGATTGCGGGGCATAAGTCGGAGGAGCCGGGGCATGCGGTGCTGCTGGAGCATCTTGGGCTGCGGCCTCTGCTGGACCTGGGGATGCGGTTGGGCGAGGGGACGGGCGCGGTGCTGGCGATGCCGGTGATTGCCTCGGCGATGGCGCTGTATGGGCAGATGGCTACGTTCGGCGATGCGGGCGTGAGCGAGGCGGGGGCATGA
- a CDS encoding cob(I)yrinic acid a,c-diamide adenosyltransferase, producing MSGSIATKTGDRGRTALAGGVRVSKSDMRVESYGGVDELNTFLGFARSICTNAEIAGWTEGIQRTLFSVGASLATPPESRKKESALTQADVDHLTDLVHRIEAMDGILADWSLPGAHKESAAYEMARTVCRRAERQVVRFVEDGGDVEDVVIAYLNRLSDLIWLFGRMIEVQAGVDARLRDDGAGGAKWSRAW from the coding sequence ATGAGCGGAAGCATTGCAACGAAGACGGGAGACCGGGGCCGGACGGCCCTGGCGGGTGGAGTACGCGTTTCGAAGTCGGATATGCGGGTGGAGTCGTACGGTGGGGTGGATGAGCTGAATACGTTCCTGGGATTCGCGCGGAGCATCTGCACGAACGCCGAGATCGCCGGTTGGACGGAGGGGATTCAGAGGACGCTGTTCAGCGTGGGAGCGTCGCTGGCGACACCGCCGGAGAGCCGCAAGAAGGAGTCGGCGCTGACGCAGGCGGATGTCGATCATCTGACGGACCTGGTGCATCGGATCGAGGCGATGGACGGGATTCTGGCGGACTGGAGCCTGCCAGGGGCGCATAAGGAGTCTGCCGCCTATGAGATGGCGCGGACGGTATGCCGGAGGGCGGAACGGCAGGTGGTGCGGTTCGTCGAGGATGGCGGCGATGTGGAAGATGTCGTGATTGCGTATCTGAACCGGCTTTCGGATCTGATCTGGCTGTTTGGCCGGATGATCGAGGTCCAGGCCGGGGTGGATGCACGGCTGCGAGACGACGGAGCGGGTGGGGCGAAGTGGTCGAGGGCCTGGTAG
- a CDS encoding sensor histidine kinase, translated as MASNERKRMALGPKGKRLSFELRLRQKLWGMGVPALVLAGYLLWDEGWFAVLVGVCCVAMGWALVVSLVMESVVKPMQTLSNVIAGLREDDFSFRARGGRRNDAVGDLAIEVNALAAMLQMQRGSALEAVALAERVMSAMQTPVLAFDGVGRVQMMNPAAERVFGLELGAVMGVPGAAVGLDGLLVQKEEEPVSLGGAEAGSRWVVKRTGFRMQGIPHVLVVLSEVSSALREEERNAWRRLVRVMGHEINNSLTPIKSIAGSLRMRLPKEGADDLARGLGVIENRAESLNRFLQAYRQLSGLPKPRLGRVPVGLLVERVVSLERGVTVEVVRGEAELSVWIDEDQVQQALINLVKNAVEAAMGPDTDSKPMVQVGWGRDKGEVAIWVLDNGPGITNPDNLFVPFYTTKPEGTGIGLALALQIAEAHQGTVRLTNRTDGIGCRAEIRLPV; from the coding sequence ATGGCCTCTAACGAACGAAAACGAATGGCGCTGGGGCCGAAGGGGAAGCGGCTCAGCTTCGAGTTGAGGCTGCGGCAGAAGCTGTGGGGGATGGGTGTGCCGGCGTTGGTACTGGCGGGGTACCTGCTTTGGGACGAGGGATGGTTCGCGGTGCTGGTGGGCGTGTGCTGCGTGGCGATGGGGTGGGCGCTGGTGGTCTCGCTGGTGATGGAGAGCGTCGTGAAGCCGATGCAGACGCTGTCGAACGTGATTGCGGGGCTGCGGGAGGATGACTTTTCGTTTCGGGCGCGGGGTGGGCGACGGAACGATGCGGTGGGGGATCTGGCGATTGAGGTGAATGCGCTGGCTGCGATGTTGCAGATGCAGCGAGGGAGTGCGCTGGAGGCGGTGGCGCTGGCGGAGCGCGTGATGTCGGCGATGCAGACGCCGGTGCTGGCGTTCGATGGGGTGGGCCGGGTGCAGATGATGAATCCGGCGGCGGAGAGGGTGTTTGGGCTGGAGCTGGGGGCGGTGATGGGGGTTCCGGGGGCGGCAGTGGGGCTGGATGGGCTGCTGGTGCAGAAGGAGGAGGAGCCGGTTTCGCTGGGTGGGGCCGAGGCGGGATCGCGCTGGGTGGTGAAGCGGACGGGCTTTCGGATGCAGGGGATTCCGCATGTGCTTGTGGTGCTTTCTGAGGTGAGTTCGGCGCTGCGAGAGGAGGAGCGGAATGCGTGGCGGCGGCTGGTGCGGGTGATGGGGCATGAGATCAACAACTCGCTGACGCCGATCAAGTCGATTGCGGGGAGCCTGCGGATGCGGCTGCCGAAGGAGGGTGCGGACGACCTGGCGAGGGGGCTGGGGGTGATCGAGAACCGGGCGGAGAGTTTGAATCGATTTCTGCAGGCGTACCGGCAGTTGTCGGGGTTGCCGAAGCCGCGTTTGGGGCGGGTTCCGGTGGGTCTGCTGGTGGAGCGGGTGGTGTCGCTGGAGCGTGGGGTGACGGTGGAGGTGGTGCGGGGTGAGGCGGAGCTGAGCGTCTGGATCGATGAGGACCAGGTGCAGCAGGCGCTGATCAACCTGGTGAAGAATGCGGTGGAGGCGGCGATGGGGCCGGATACGGACTCCAAGCCGATGGTGCAGGTAGGTTGGGGGCGGGACAAGGGCGAGGTCGCGATCTGGGTGCTGGATAACGGGCCGGGGATTACGAATCCGGATAATTTGTTTGTGCCGTTTTATACGACGAAGCCGGAGGGGACGGGGATTGGGCTGGCTCTGGCGCTGCAGATCGCCGAGGCGCACCAGGGGACGGTACGTCTGACGAACCGGACGGATGGGATCGGGTGCCGGGCGGAGATTCGGCTGCCGGTTTAG
- the cobS gene encoding adenosylcobinamide-GDP ribazoletransferase — protein sequence MSLRTMPGDALAAVRFLTRIPVPDTEYDPAALSRAVVCFPVVGLLVGGLAVLVAKGLAGHLAQPVVALLVVVFLVLVTGGLHEDGLADAADGFGGGWTREKILLIMRDSRIGSYGALALIFSVGLRVLLLGTMAPGRVAGSLVAGAVLSRWTVLPLSAWLGSARAEGEGEGARLAGKTPWRMVLAGSFLAFGSVGWILGGRSWLPILAVVTIAWVTGVFYRTKIGGMSGDCFGATCQLAELVVYVCGAWTA from the coding sequence ATGAGCCTGCGGACGATGCCGGGGGATGCGCTGGCGGCCGTGCGTTTCCTGACGAGGATCCCGGTTCCGGATACGGAGTATGACCCGGCAGCGCTGTCGCGGGCGGTGGTCTGTTTCCCGGTGGTTGGGCTCCTGGTTGGTGGGCTGGCGGTTTTGGTGGCGAAGGGGCTGGCGGGGCATCTGGCTCAGCCGGTGGTGGCTCTCCTGGTCGTGGTTTTTCTGGTGCTGGTTACCGGCGGGTTGCATGAGGACGGGCTGGCGGATGCGGCGGACGGATTTGGTGGCGGGTGGACGCGGGAGAAGATTCTGCTGATCATGCGGGATAGCCGGATTGGCAGTTATGGGGCGCTTGCGTTGATTTTCAGTGTGGGTCTGCGGGTTTTGCTGCTTGGCACCATGGCTCCGGGGAGGGTGGCGGGTTCGCTGGTGGCGGGTGCGGTGCTGAGCCGTTGGACGGTGCTTCCGCTGAGTGCGTGGCTGGGATCGGCACGGGCGGAGGGTGAGGGCGAAGGGGCCCGGCTGGCGGGAAAGACTCCGTGGCGGATGGTGCTCGCTGGATCGTTTCTGGCGTTTGGCAGTGTGGGGTGGATATTGGGTGGAAGGTCATGGTTACCTATCCTGGCAGTGGTTACGATTGCGTGGGTGACGGGCGTGTTCTATCGGACTAAGATCGGCGGTATGAGTGGAGATTGTTTTGGTGCTACATGCCAGCTCGCTGAATTGGTTGTGTACGTATGCGGAGCGTGGACGGCATGA
- the cobU gene encoding bifunctional adenosylcobinamide kinase/adenosylcobinamide-phosphate guanylyltransferase: MRSITLVLGGVRSGKSRYALSLAESMAGPRVFVATAYVSDDEMAAKIARHKLERSAAWTTVEETTELGRALRDVVGTAGVVVVDCLTMFAASVMEGREAEVDALVEALAAAPCAVVVVSNEVGSGVVPEYASGRRYRDLLGEINQRVARVADDVILMVAGLPLAVKGRVA, from the coding sequence ATGAGATCGATCACATTGGTGCTGGGTGGCGTGCGGAGCGGCAAGAGCCGGTATGCGCTTTCGCTGGCGGAGTCGATGGCTGGGCCTCGGGTGTTTGTGGCGACGGCGTACGTGAGCGACGACGAGATGGCGGCGAAGATTGCGCGGCATAAGCTGGAGCGGTCTGCGGCGTGGACGACGGTGGAAGAGACGACGGAGCTGGGGCGGGCTTTGCGTGATGTCGTGGGGACGGCCGGCGTGGTGGTGGTGGATTGCCTGACGATGTTTGCGGCTTCGGTGATGGAGGGGCGCGAGGCGGAGGTCGATGCGCTGGTGGAGGCGTTGGCTGCGGCGCCGTGCGCGGTGGTGGTGGTCTCGAATGAGGTGGGGAGTGGGGTGGTTCCGGAGTACGCTTCGGGGCGGAGGTATCGGGATCTGCTGGGGGAGATCAACCAGAGGGTGGCCCGGGTTGCGGACGATGTCATTTTGATGGTGGCGGGGTTGCCGCTGGCCGTGAAGGGTCGGGTGGCCTGA